A single genomic interval of Bradyrhizobium sp. AZCC 1693 harbors:
- a CDS encoding SDR family NAD(P)-dependent oxidoreductase — protein sequence MAAKLFDLTGKVAIVTGGNGGIGLGMARGLAQAGAAIAVVGRNEAKSAAAVAELNQGGAKAIAVAANVTDKEAVAAMASRVAGELGRIDILINNAGINIRKPPHALDIAEWNSVIQTNLTSAFLCSQAVYPAMKAAGGGKIINIGSMMSIFGASFTPAYAASKGGIVQFTRSCACAWAADNIQANAVLPGWIDTDLTKRARNEIDGLHDRVLARTPAARWGAIDDFAGIAVFLASPASDFVTGSAIPVDGGYSIMG from the coding sequence ATGGCTGCAAAACTATTCGATCTCACCGGCAAGGTAGCCATCGTCACCGGCGGCAATGGCGGCATCGGGCTCGGCATGGCCAGGGGGCTTGCACAAGCCGGCGCGGCGATCGCGGTGGTGGGCCGCAACGAGGCCAAGTCGGCCGCCGCAGTCGCCGAGCTCAACCAAGGCGGCGCCAAGGCGATTGCGGTCGCGGCCAACGTCACCGACAAGGAAGCGGTTGCCGCCATGGCCAGCCGCGTCGCCGGTGAGCTCGGCCGAATCGATATCCTCATCAACAACGCCGGCATCAATATCCGCAAGCCGCCGCATGCGCTCGATATCGCCGAGTGGAACAGCGTGATCCAGACCAACCTCACCAGCGCCTTCCTGTGCTCGCAGGCGGTCTATCCCGCGATGAAGGCGGCCGGCGGCGGCAAGATCATCAATATTGGCTCGATGATGTCGATCTTCGGCGCCAGCTTCACACCGGCCTATGCCGCCAGCAAGGGCGGCATCGTGCAGTTCACGCGTTCCTGCGCCTGTGCCTGGGCCGCCGACAACATCCAGGCCAACGCCGTGCTGCCAGGCTGGATCGATACCGATTTGACCAAGCGCGCCCGCAACGAGATCGACGGCCTGCACGACCGGGTGCTGGCGCGCACGCCGGCAGCGCGCTGGGGCGCCATCGATGATTTTGCCGGGATCGCGGTATTTCTCGCCTCGCCCGCCTCTGACTTCGTCACCGGGTCAGCGATTCCCGTCGACGGCGGCTACTCGATCATGGGTTAG
- a CDS encoding FMN-binding negative transcriptional regulator: MYTPPPFKSDRAASLAFAEARGFGLACAWDGNKPVASSLPFYLTSANDGTPRAAFHVARHNPLVKLADGTTSWLLAVTGADAYVSPDWYVSPDQVPTWLYQAVHLTGPVRAMSDDELAAQIEALSAKFEERLLPKKPWLSSKMTAGRLEAMKKAIVGLEMTVEEVEGSFKLNQHKSETDYAAVAGSLASQADAGAQQIAHLMKEARPNAFVNEEAFASETNQLERTVP; encoded by the coding sequence ATGTATACGCCTCCACCGTTCAAGTCCGACCGCGCCGCGAGCCTGGCGTTCGCGGAAGCGCGCGGGTTTGGGCTGGCCTGCGCGTGGGACGGCAACAAGCCGGTCGCCTCGTCACTGCCGTTCTATCTGACCTCAGCCAATGACGGCACGCCGCGCGCAGCGTTTCACGTCGCGCGTCACAACCCGCTGGTAAAGCTCGCGGACGGGACCACGTCCTGGCTGCTGGCCGTCACCGGCGCGGATGCCTATGTGTCGCCTGACTGGTACGTCTCGCCCGACCAGGTGCCGACCTGGCTCTATCAGGCGGTGCATCTGACCGGTCCGGTGCGGGCGATGTCCGACGACGAGCTCGCCGCGCAGATCGAGGCGCTCAGCGCCAAGTTCGAGGAGCGGCTGTTGCCGAAGAAGCCGTGGCTGTCGTCGAAGATGACAGCCGGGCGGCTGGAAGCGATGAAGAAAGCGATTGTGGGCCTTGAGATGACGGTTGAAGAAGTGGAGGGCAGCTTCAAGCTGAACCAGCACAAGTCCGAGACCGACTATGCAGCAGTCGCGGGGTCGCTGGCCTCGCAGGCCGATGCCGGCGCGCAGCAGATCGCGCATTTGATGAAAGAGGCACGGCCCAACGCCTTTGTAAACGAAGAGGCCTTTGCCAGCGAAACGAACCAGCTCGAAAGGACCGTGCCATGA
- the argC gene encoding N-acetyl-gamma-glutamyl-phosphate reductase: protein MSTKKKIGILGASGYTGADAVRLLARHPNAEITALTANTHAGKAMSDVFPHFFMLDLPELVEWEKVDWTSLDAVFCGLPHGTTQEIIAAVLKANPKIKVLDMSADFRLRDKDTYAQWYGHEHRALELQGEAVYGLTEFYREKIAAARLVACPGCYPTAALLALVPLAKAKLIDVDDIVIDAKSGVTGAGRGLKQNTLFSEAGEGLSPYSVGTHRHAPEIEQEIGVAAGSAVTVNFTPHLIPMARGELCTSHVKLNGATPDDLRATLEKAYANEPFVHVARKGLLPQTQNVRGSNYVQIGVVADRIKNRAIVISTLDNLVKGSAGQAIQNMNLMFGLPEMAGLEQIALFP from the coding sequence ATGAGCACGAAGAAGAAGATCGGCATTCTCGGCGCCTCCGGCTACACCGGAGCCGACGCGGTGCGCCTGTTGGCGCGGCATCCGAATGCCGAGATCACCGCGCTCACCGCCAATACCCATGCCGGCAAGGCCATGAGCGACGTGTTTCCGCATTTCTTCATGCTGGATCTGCCGGAGCTCGTGGAATGGGAAAAGGTCGACTGGACCAGCCTCGACGCGGTGTTCTGCGGACTGCCGCACGGCACCACGCAGGAAATCATCGCGGCGGTGCTCAAGGCCAATCCCAAGATCAAGGTCCTCGACATGTCCGCCGATTTCCGGCTGCGGGACAAGGACACCTATGCGCAATGGTACGGCCATGAGCACCGGGCGCTCGAATTGCAGGGCGAAGCCGTGTACGGCCTCACGGAGTTTTACCGGGAGAAGATCGCCGCGGCGCGGCTGGTCGCCTGTCCCGGCTGCTATCCCACTGCGGCGCTGCTCGCGCTGGTGCCGCTTGCGAAAGCAAAACTGATCGACGTCGACGACATCGTGATCGACGCCAAATCCGGCGTTACGGGCGCCGGCCGCGGGCTGAAGCAGAACACGTTGTTCAGCGAGGCGGGCGAGGGGCTGTCGCCCTATTCGGTCGGCACCCACCGGCACGCGCCCGAGATCGAGCAGGAGATCGGCGTCGCCGCAGGATCAGCGGTGACGGTGAACTTTACGCCGCATCTGATTCCGATGGCGCGGGGCGAACTCTGCACGTCCCACGTCAAGCTCAATGGCGCGACGCCGGACGATTTGCGGGCCACGCTGGAGAAGGCCTACGCCAACGAACCCTTCGTGCATGTCGCCAGGAAGGGCCTATTGCCGCAGACCCAGAACGTGCGGGGCTCCAACTACGTGCAGATCGGCGTCGTCGCCGACCGCATCAAGAACCGGGCGATCGTTATCTCGACGCTCGACAATCTGGTAAAGGGTTCTGCTGGCCAGGCAATCCAGAACATGAACCTGATGTTCGGGCTGCCCGAGATGGCGGGGCTGGAACAGATCGCGCTGTTTCCATGA
- a CDS encoding type II toxin-antitoxin system RelE/ParE family toxin, translated as MGQEKEIRWLGSAYEDLLAFPDDARRQAGFQLGKVQAALEPDDWKPFDDIGPGTREIRSARRAEPTGLMYVAKFEEAVYVLHCFQKKTQATSRRDKAIAETRYRAVVNTRKVGK; from the coding sequence ATGGGGCAGGAAAAGGAGATTCGCTGGCTAGGCTCGGCCTATGAGGATTTGCTGGCGTTTCCCGATGATGCTCGCCGCCAGGCGGGTTTCCAGTTGGGCAAGGTGCAAGCGGCATTGGAGCCTGATGACTGGAAGCCCTTCGACGACATCGGCCCGGGCACACGGGAAATCCGATCCGCGAGGCGAGCGGAACCTACGGGGTTGATGTATGTCGCCAAGTTCGAGGAAGCTGTGTACGTCCTGCATTGTTTCCAGAAGAAGACACAGGCGACGAGCCGGCGGGACAAGGCCATCGCCGAGACTCGCTACCGAGCCGTGGTCAACACGCGAAAGGTCGGGAAATGA
- a CDS encoding outer membrane protein — protein sequence MKKVLLALTALAAFTGSASAADLAARPYTKAPAAPVAYAPSWTGCYIGAGGGGAMTNNDNNVFDTATGVQLTRNSTSGARGWFGTVQGGCDYQFNNWVVGAFADYDFMDVHGDAQLFPGFAGQQKQDWQWAVGARVGYLIFPQLLTYVSGGYTQGHWKSTNLNALGFAPALTSPGFTKNGWFIGTGDEYALNFLPGLFWKTEYRYSEFDRVNLTLNDFATGVPVGFSTTEKLREHSVRSELVYRFNWGGPLVAKY from the coding sequence ATGAAAAAGGTACTGCTCGCTCTGACCGCACTGGCGGCTTTCACCGGATCGGCCTCGGCGGCTGATCTCGCTGCCCGCCCCTATACCAAGGCTCCGGCAGCTCCCGTTGCCTATGCTCCGTCCTGGACCGGCTGCTACATCGGCGCCGGCGGCGGTGGTGCTATGACCAACAATGACAACAACGTCTTTGACACGGCGACCGGCGTTCAACTTACCAGGAATTCGACGAGCGGCGCGCGGGGCTGGTTTGGCACCGTCCAGGGTGGTTGCGATTACCAGTTCAACAACTGGGTGGTCGGTGCCTTCGCCGACTATGATTTCATGGACGTGCACGGCGACGCTCAATTGTTCCCAGGTTTCGCCGGACAGCAAAAGCAGGATTGGCAGTGGGCGGTCGGTGCCCGTGTCGGCTACCTCATTTTCCCGCAGTTGCTGACCTATGTCTCGGGCGGTTACACGCAGGGCCACTGGAAGTCCACGAATCTGAACGCGCTTGGATTTGCCCCGGCCCTCACCTCGCCTGGGTTTACCAAGAACGGCTGGTTCATTGGCACTGGCGATGAGTATGCCTTGAACTTCCTCCCTGGCCTGTTCTGGAAGACTGAGTATCGCTATTCGGAATTCGACCGGGTAAATCTGACGCTCAACGACTTCGCCACTGGCGTTCCGGTTGGATTCTCCACGACCGAGAAACTGCGTGAGCACAGCGTGCGCAGCGAGCTCGTCTACCGCTTCAACTGGGGCGGCCCGCTCGTCGCCAAGTACTGA
- a CDS encoding MBL fold metallo-hydrolase has translation MELTRRHALAGAAALAASPLLPSAPANAAAPMADKQAPSFYRYKVGDVQVTVISDGVNTFPLGDSFVLNAKKDEVAAALEKAYMPKDKVSIQFGPLVINSGGKLIVLDTGNGPGAFASSKGNVGQFATNMAAAGFDPKNVDMVVISHFHGDHINGLLNAEGALAFANAEVLVPSVEWKYFMDDGEMAKQTGERMPGVFKNARRVFEAGLKKKVTPYEWGKEVAPGLLAVETAGHTPGHTSYVLSSGSGKVFIQSDVTNIPYLFAANPGWHAFFDQDAAMAEKARRKTYDMLVADKLQVQGFHYPFPGLGNVEKDGNGYRVIPASWNPVI, from the coding sequence ATGGAATTGACACGTCGTCACGCTCTCGCCGGAGCCGCGGCTCTGGCCGCTTCGCCCTTGTTGCCTTCTGCGCCCGCCAACGCCGCCGCGCCGATGGCCGACAAGCAGGCGCCGAGTTTCTATCGCTACAAGGTGGGCGACGTGCAGGTCACCGTCATTTCCGACGGCGTGAATACGTTTCCGCTCGGCGATAGCTTCGTCCTCAACGCGAAGAAGGACGAAGTCGCCGCGGCGCTCGAGAAGGCCTACATGCCGAAGGACAAGGTCAGCATCCAGTTCGGACCGCTGGTGATCAATTCCGGCGGCAAGCTGATCGTGCTCGACACCGGTAACGGTCCGGGCGCGTTTGCATCGAGCAAGGGCAATGTCGGCCAGTTCGCCACCAACATGGCTGCAGCCGGCTTCGATCCGAAAAACGTCGACATGGTGGTGATCTCGCATTTCCATGGCGACCACATCAACGGCCTGCTCAATGCCGAAGGAGCGCTCGCGTTCGCCAACGCCGAAGTGCTGGTGCCGTCCGTCGAGTGGAAATACTTCATGGACGATGGCGAAATGGCCAAGCAGACCGGCGAGCGCATGCCGGGCGTGTTCAAGAACGCCCGCCGAGTATTCGAGGCCGGGCTCAAGAAGAAGGTGACGCCCTATGAGTGGGGCAAGGAAGTAGCTCCCGGCCTGCTCGCGGTCGAGACCGCCGGCCACACGCCGGGCCATACCTCCTACGTGCTGTCCTCGGGCTCGGGCAAGGTGTTCATCCAGTCCGACGTCACCAACATTCCCTACCTGTTTGCGGCCAATCCCGGCTGGCACGCCTTCTTCGATCAGGACGCCGCGATGGCCGAAAAGGCCCGCCGCAAGACCTATGACATGTTGGTGGCGGACAAGCTCCAGGTTCAGGGCTTCCACTACCCGTTCCCGGGGCTCGGCAACGTCGAAAAGGACGGCAACGGCTACCGGGTGATCCCCGCATCGTGGAATCCGGTGATCTGA
- a CDS encoding helix-turn-helix domain-containing protein, with protein sequence MKIDAEIRHVTKPGTNIFLELGFSPAEAKRLQAASRKQINDTRRLKEQLMTELAAWIGKHHLKQAEAADILMVSRPRVSDVVNKKASKFTIDTLVEMLSRVGKPVKLTVD encoded by the coding sequence ATGAAGATTGATGCCGAAATCCGTCATGTGACGAAGCCGGGGACGAACATCTTCCTGGAGCTGGGGTTCTCGCCGGCGGAGGCCAAACGCCTGCAAGCGGCTTCGCGCAAGCAGATCAACGACACCAGACGGCTCAAAGAGCAATTGATGACCGAACTGGCGGCGTGGATCGGAAAACACCACCTCAAACAGGCCGAGGCTGCAGACATTTTGATGGTCTCGCGGCCTCGGGTATCCGACGTGGTGAACAAGAAGGCCTCGAAGTTTACCATCGACACGCTAGTGGAGATGCTCAGTCGCGTCGGCAAGCCGGTCAAACTGACCGTGGATTGA
- the parE gene encoding DNA topoisomerase IV subunit B, with amino-acid sequence MSKSLKSATKPKSANDLFGAEPKGRAAPKAASRATSAEAGYTAADIEVLEGLEPVRRRPGMYIGGTDEKALHHLFAEVIDNAMDEALAGHASFIEVELGAAGFLTVTDNGRGIPVDPHPKFPKKSALEVIMCTLHSGGKFDSKVYETSGGLHGVGVSVVNALSSRLEVEVARSQKLYRMSFERGHPKGKIEDLGKINNRRGTRIRFKPDTDIFGAKAAFKPQRLFKMTRSKAYLFGGVEIRWRCDPALLKGIEDVPAEDSFHFPGGLKDYLGAAIHADTLVHPDIFSGKSGRNGAHGACEWAVAWTADADGFLSSYCNTVPTPDGGTHESGMRSAMLRGLKDHAERIGQGKRAAPITSEDVMVGAAVMLSVFVREPEFQGQTKDRLATAEAQKIVEQAIKDPFDHWLSGNPLQANKLLDFVIERADERLRRRAEKETSRKTAVKKLRLPGKLADCTNTATEGSELFIVEGDSAGGSAKQARDRKTQAVLPLRGKILNVASAGKDKLTANAQLADLMQAIGCGTLAHYREEDLRYSRIIIMTDADVDGAHIASLLITFFYRQTPRLIDEGHLYLAVPPLYRLTHGAKTVYARDEAHKDTLLKNEFNANAKVDVGRFKGLGEMMPAQLKETTMDPARRTLLRVVLMADDREGTADSVERLMGTKAEARFAFISDKAEFASDELLDV; translated from the coding sequence ATGTCCAAGTCATTGAAATCAGCTACAAAACCGAAATCAGCCAACGACCTCTTCGGGGCGGAACCGAAGGGCCGCGCGGCGCCCAAGGCGGCGTCGCGGGCGACCAGCGCCGAGGCCGGCTATACCGCGGCCGACATCGAGGTGCTGGAAGGATTGGAGCCGGTGCGCCGCCGCCCCGGCATGTACATCGGCGGAACCGACGAAAAGGCGCTGCATCACCTGTTCGCCGAAGTCATCGACAACGCCATGGACGAGGCGCTGGCGGGGCATGCCTCGTTCATCGAAGTCGAATTGGGCGCCGCCGGTTTTCTGACCGTCACCGATAACGGCCGTGGCATCCCGGTCGATCCGCATCCGAAATTTCCGAAAAAATCCGCGCTCGAAGTCATCATGTGCACGCTGCATTCCGGCGGCAAGTTCGATTCCAAGGTCTACGAGACCTCGGGCGGCCTGCACGGCGTCGGCGTCTCCGTCGTCAACGCCCTCTCCTCACGTCTCGAGGTCGAAGTCGCGCGCAGCCAGAAGCTCTACCGAATGAGTTTCGAGCGCGGCCATCCGAAGGGAAAGATCGAAGACCTCGGCAAGATCAACAACCGCCGCGGCACCCGCATCCGCTTCAAGCCCGACACCGACATCTTCGGCGCCAAGGCCGCCTTCAAGCCGCAGCGCCTGTTCAAGATGACGCGCTCGAAAGCCTACCTGTTCGGTGGCGTCGAGATTCGCTGGCGCTGCGATCCCGCGCTGTTGAAGGGCATCGAGGATGTGCCGGCCGAGGATAGTTTCCACTTCCCGGGCGGCCTGAAGGATTATCTCGGCGCCGCCATCCACGCCGACACGCTGGTGCATCCGGATATCTTCTCCGGCAAATCGGGCCGCAACGGCGCCCATGGCGCCTGCGAATGGGCGGTCGCCTGGACGGCGGATGCCGACGGCTTCCTCTCCTCCTATTGCAACACGGTGCCGACGCCCGACGGCGGCACGCACGAGTCCGGCATGCGCAGCGCGATGCTGCGCGGCCTGAAGGACCACGCCGAGCGCATCGGCCAGGGCAAGCGCGCCGCCCCCATCACCTCGGAAGACGTCATGGTGGGAGCTGCCGTCATGCTCTCGGTGTTCGTGCGCGAGCCGGAATTCCAGGGCCAGACCAAGGACCGCCTTGCCACCGCGGAAGCCCAGAAGATCGTCGAACAGGCGATCAAGGATCCGTTCGATCACTGGCTGTCGGGCAATCCGCTGCAGGCCAACAAGCTCCTGGATTTCGTCATCGAGCGCGCCGACGAACGGCTGCGCCGTCGCGCCGAGAAGGAAACTTCACGCAAGACCGCCGTGAAGAAGCTGCGGCTTCCCGGCAAGCTCGCCGACTGCACCAACACGGCGACCGAAGGCTCCGAACTCTTCATCGTTGAAGGCGACTCGGCCGGCGGCAGCGCAAAGCAGGCGCGCGACCGCAAGACCCAGGCGGTGCTGCCGTTGCGCGGAAAAATTCTCAACGTCGCCTCCGCCGGCAAGGACAAGCTGACGGCGAACGCGCAGCTCGCCGATCTGATGCAGGCGATCGGCTGCGGAACGCTCGCGCATTATCGCGAAGAAGATCTGCGCTATTCCCGCATCATCATCATGACCGACGCCGACGTCGACGGCGCGCATATCGCCTCGCTCCTGATCACGTTCTTCTACCGGCAGACGCCACGGCTGATCGACGAGGGGCATCTCTATCTGGCGGTGCCGCCGCTCTATCGCCTCACCCATGGCGCCAAGACGGTTTACGCCCGCGACGAAGCCCACAAGGACACGCTGCTGAAGAACGAGTTCAACGCCAACGCCAAGGTCGATGTCGGCCGCTTCAAAGGCCTGGGCGAGATGATGCCGGCGCAGCTCAAGGAAACCACTATGGACCCGGCCAGGCGCACGCTGCTCCGCGTGGTGCTTATGGCCGACGACCGCGAAGGCACCGCCGATTCTGTCGAGCGGCTGATGGGAACCAAGGCCGAGGCTCGGTTCGCCTTCATCTCCGACAAGGCGGAATTCGCCAGCGACGAGCTGCTGGACGTCTGA
- a CDS encoding outer membrane protein, with protein MKKIAIAAAALMMGSMSASAADLAARPYTKAPPPVVSVYNWGGFYIGGHVGGAWTNQEWINTANTTGFGDLSPGDGFRQRGSGIFGGGHVGYNWQASNFVFGLEGTVSGLDNHGTVLNTVFGAGLDDQFSWRADWMATITGRAGIAVNNNLFYVKGGYAGVNNRLSVVDAVPLTGSGSQTQWHNGWTVGAGWEYGITANWIVGFEYDYSQFERKSYQLAGAAAPAVYTFDAKPRDIQSAVVRLSYKFGAPVVAKY; from the coding sequence ATGAAAAAGATCGCTATCGCAGCCGCCGCCCTTATGATGGGCTCGATGTCTGCTTCAGCCGCCGATCTGGCGGCGCGGCCTTATACGAAGGCGCCGCCGCCGGTCGTGTCCGTTTATAACTGGGGCGGTTTCTATATCGGCGGCCACGTCGGTGGCGCCTGGACTAACCAGGAGTGGATCAATACCGCTAACACCACCGGGTTCGGTGATCTCTCGCCCGGCGACGGCTTCCGCCAGCGGGGCTCGGGCATTTTCGGTGGTGGCCACGTGGGCTACAACTGGCAAGCCAGCAACTTCGTGTTCGGTCTCGAGGGCACCGTCTCGGGCCTCGACAACCACGGCACCGTGCTCAACACCGTCTTCGGCGCCGGACTTGATGACCAGTTCAGCTGGCGCGCCGACTGGATGGCGACGATTACCGGCCGCGCCGGTATCGCGGTGAATAACAACCTGTTCTACGTCAAGGGCGGCTACGCAGGCGTCAACAACCGCTTGTCGGTGGTCGATGCGGTACCGTTGACGGGTTCGGGATCGCAGACGCAGTGGCACAACGGCTGGACCGTCGGCGCCGGTTGGGAATACGGCATCACCGCGAACTGGATCGTAGGATTTGAATACGATTATTCGCAGTTCGAGCGGAAGAGCTACCAGCTCGCCGGCGCAGCGGCTCCGGCCGTCTACACCTTCGATGCCAAGCCCCGCGATATTCAGTCGGCTGTGGTCCGCCTGAGCTACAAGTTCGGCGCCCCGGTCGTCGCGAAGTACTGA
- a CDS encoding type II toxin-antitoxin system RelE/ParE family toxin: MAEHGNPEGWEGHSSNQLRGLDVDTAVDLLLALNVAKSLQDLSPLRSVGLHKLKGARKKQWAMTVNDRWRICFEFRAGDAFDVEIVDYHKG, encoded by the coding sequence GTGGCGGAACACGGCAACCCGGAAGGTTGGGAAGGCCATTCTTCGAATCAGTTGCGCGGTCTCGACGTCGATACCGCAGTTGATTTGTTATTGGCGCTCAACGTCGCCAAGAGCCTCCAAGATCTCAGTCCGCTGCGGAGCGTCGGATTGCACAAATTGAAAGGCGCCCGGAAGAAGCAGTGGGCCATGACGGTGAATGACCGCTGGCGCATCTGCTTCGAATTCCGCGCGGGCGATGCTTTCGACGTCGAGATCGTCGACTACCATAAGGGTTAA
- the argC gene encoding N-acetyl-gamma-glutamyl-phosphate reductase, which yields MTLTDSHQPKTAGETAGAATKPAVFVDGASGTTGLGIQERLRLQNDVVVKNIAEDKRKDAGAKRALMEEVDLVILCLPDDAAKETVALIDSMGASAPKVLDASTAFRVASDWTYGFPELTPDQADKIRAARKVSNPGCYPTGGIALLLPLVDAGLVPADYPVTINAVSGYSGGGKSMIASFEDGSAPSFELYGLGFEHKHLPETQLYSKLTRRPIFVPSVGNYRQGMLVSVPLHLDTLAGKPSGADLHAGLAKRYAGSKYVSVMPLENAATKGGRLEPEALNETNKLELYVFASEKHRQAVLVARLDNLGKGASGAAVQNMRLMLGLADK from the coding sequence ATGACCCTCACCGACAGCCACCAGCCCAAGACTGCCGGGGAGACCGCCGGCGCCGCGACCAAGCCCGCCGTGTTCGTTGATGGCGCATCCGGAACGACGGGGCTCGGCATTCAGGAGCGCCTGCGCCTGCAGAACGACGTCGTGGTGAAAAACATCGCCGAGGACAAGCGCAAGGATGCCGGCGCCAAGCGCGCGCTGATGGAGGAGGTGGACCTCGTCATCCTCTGCCTGCCTGATGATGCCGCGAAAGAAACCGTTGCCCTGATCGACAGCATGGGCGCTTCGGCGCCCAAGGTGCTCGATGCGTCGACGGCTTTTCGCGTGGCCAGCGACTGGACGTACGGCTTTCCCGAGCTCACGCCTGATCAGGCCGACAAGATCAGGGCGGCGCGAAAAGTCTCCAATCCCGGCTGCTATCCGACCGGCGGGATTGCGCTGCTGCTGCCGCTGGTCGATGCGGGTCTCGTGCCTGCGGACTATCCCGTCACCATCAACGCGGTCTCGGGCTATTCGGGCGGCGGCAAGTCGATGATCGCAAGTTTTGAGGATGGCAGCGCGCCGTCCTTCGAATTGTATGGCCTTGGCTTCGAGCACAAGCATCTGCCGGAGACGCAGCTTTACTCAAAGCTGACGCGACGGCCGATTTTCGTGCCGTCGGTCGGCAATTACCGGCAGGGCATGCTGGTCTCGGTGCCGCTGCATCTCGACACGCTGGCGGGCAAGCCAAGCGGGGCTGATCTGCACGCCGGGCTGGCGAAGCGCTACGCGGGAAGCAAGTACGTCTCGGTCATGCCGCTCGAGAACGCGGCGACCAAGGGCGGGCGGCTGGAGCCCGAGGCGCTCAACGAGACCAACAAGCTCGAGCTTTACGTCTTTGCCAGCGAGAAACATCGCCAGGCGGTGCTGGTCGCGCGGCTCGACAATCTCGGCAAGGGCGCGTCGGGCGCGGCGGTGCAGAACATGCGGCTGATGCTCGGCTTGGCCGACAAGTAG
- a CDS encoding HigA family addiction module antitoxin, producing MAPAIHPGRLLKRELEARKLTANRLALDLGVPSGRITDILNGRRSISADTAVRLGRYFGNNPQFWLDLQGQYDIAVIERDKGADISRRVRPADAA from the coding sequence ATGGCTCCCGCGATCCATCCAGGCCGGCTTCTGAAGCGCGAACTCGAAGCCCGCAAGCTCACTGCCAATCGTTTGGCGCTGGACCTCGGCGTCCCGTCGGGGCGAATCACCGACATTCTCAATGGAAGGCGCTCGATATCGGCAGATACGGCCGTGCGGCTGGGCCGCTATTTCGGCAACAATCCGCAGTTCTGGCTCGATTTGCAGGGTCAGTACGATATTGCCGTGATTGAACGGGACAAGGGGGCCGACATCAGCAGGCGGGTCAGGCCCGCAGATGCGGCGTGA
- a CDS encoding DedA family protein, whose product MQDFARALADFVRDNQAWAAPIVLVLAFGESLAFISLLVPAWGALVAIGALIGVSGISFWPVWLAGGLGAALGDWVSYWFGYRYKEHVAEMWPLSRYPEILPRGEAFVKKWGVPSIFIGRFFGPLRASVPLAAGIFEMSYWPFQIANFVSALVWSAALLLVGDVMGKLAEWLWRVA is encoded by the coding sequence ATGCAAGACTTTGCGCGCGCTCTGGCTGATTTCGTGCGCGACAATCAGGCCTGGGCCGCTCCGATCGTTCTGGTGCTGGCATTCGGCGAATCGCTTGCCTTCATCTCGCTGCTGGTGCCGGCCTGGGGGGCGCTGGTCGCGATCGGCGCGCTGATCGGCGTCAGCGGCATCAGCTTCTGGCCGGTCTGGCTGGCCGGCGGCCTCGGCGCGGCGCTCGGCGACTGGGTCTCCTACTGGTTCGGCTACCGCTACAAGGAGCACGTCGCCGAGATGTGGCCACTGTCGCGCTATCCCGAGATATTGCCGCGTGGCGAGGCGTTCGTGAAAAAATGGGGCGTGCCCTCGATCTTCATCGGCCGGTTCTTCGGTCCGCTGCGGGCCTCGGTGCCGCTCGCCGCGGGTATCTTCGAAATGTCCTACTGGCCGTTCCAGATCGCCAATTTCGTCTCGGCGCTGGTGTGGTCGGCCGCCCTGCTGCTGGTCGGCGACGTGATGGGCAAGCTCGCCGAATGGCTGTGGCGGGTGGCGTAG